The Vagococcus penaei genome includes the window TTGATTTACCAAGTGACACAAAAGTAGATCAACGAAATTATCGATTATTTCGCAAGGAATTATTAGCGAATGGCTTTATTATGTTACAATATTCGATTTATTACCGTATTGTTCCCAATCGTTCAGCAGGTAAAAAATATGAAAGTATCCTAAAACGGATGGTTCCGCCAGCTGGAGAAGTTCGTTTACTGTACGTTAGTGAGAAACAATTTAATGACATGCTTTTTCTAGTTGGTCAAAAAAGTCATCAAGAAGAAATTATTGGTGCACAAAAGTTGGTGATTATCTAATGACGATTACTTTTGAATATGAGAATAGTCACTACCTTGAGTTGACCGAACACCCGATTAACTATCTTTATGGCTCCAATCATGATGTTAAGTGGAAGTTGTATCGAGGTCTAAAACGCTTTTACCAAGGGAAAAATCTTTCTTTACTTGAAGAAACGGTCTATGGTGATGATGGGATTGATATTCGGTTAGATGGTCAGACGTTAAAAAGTAAAGATATCTTGTTTCATTTTTTAGATTGTCGTGAAAGTTTTATTACTGAGTTTAAACTACTTAAAACAAGTTTGATTTATAATTATTTACAGAATTGTGCTTTGGATTTTGATGTGACGCGTCTTTTGGATCAAGTGAACAATCAATTACTCGCATTAGAAATTAAGCTACAACGACTTACTCGTGATATCCTGACTAATGTTTCCCCAACTATTAAGCCATTAACTTATCCGGAATTGATGAAGTCTTATATGGGTTTGGAAACAATGGAAGATGGGGTGAATTATCCTGTTGAAATGATTGATTTGAGTGCTTTGATTGACGACTACTGTCACTTACTTGAGCAAAATATTGAGCGTACAACTAAACAAACATGGCTTTTTATCAGTCAACCAACAGCTTTTTTACGCCAGGATTTACTGGCAAAATTATTACTAAACCTGACTAAAGTCAACCAAAAAACAGAATTACTGACAGTCTTTATTTTGAGTGATTCGTATTGTCCCTTAAATTATAGGCGTAATGATATTGAAGCGACAACATTGATTTATAAAGAGTATCAGCAATTACCAGATTTTACAACATTAAGGGCGTCTATAGAACGTCACTATCCAGATACCTTGACGTTAACAGATGATGAACTAATTACTAGTTTGTATCGCTTAATGCCGTATATTGGTGTGATGAACTCAGAACAAGTTTATTTGAAAGACCAAGAATTACTTCTATTAAATGTCTTACATAAACTATTAGGTATTGACATAATAGTTAAGAGCCCAAAAAAAGTATTGACTAAACTAGAAGAAGCGTATTTAATGTAGGTAGGTATAAAAATTTTATTTGGAGACGTTCATTTGAGGTTTTTGTACTCTTAAAGATTTAGTAACGGTAAAACTATATCACAAGATTTTAAAAAAATAGTTGTGTTTTTGTACTCTTAAAGATTTAGTAACGGTAAAACTAGATAGTCGCATAGTTTTAGATGATGATTAGTTTTTGTACTCTTAAAGATTTAGTAACGGTAAAACCAAAATAGTTATCCATTATTTTTTATCAAGAGTTTTTGTACTCTTAAAGATTTAGTAACGGTAAAACGTTTGCATTATCGACGAAGCACCACTCAATGTTTTTGTACTCTTAAAGATTTAGTAACGGTAAAACATCACTTCTACCCAACTTTTGCCGTCCCATGTTTTTGTACTCTTAAAGATTTAGTAACGGTAAAACACTGATTTACCACTACCACAACCTGACACGGTTTTTGTACTCTTAAAGATTTAGTAACGGTAAAACCAAAAATCAGTTAGACGACAGAAAAGGTTGTGTTTTTGTACTCTTAAAGATTTAGTAACGGTAAAACCAAAATAGTTATCCATTATTTTTTATCAAGAGTTTTTGTACTCTTAAAGATTTAGTAACGGTAAAACGTTTGCATTATCGACGAAGCACCACTCAATGTTTTTGTACTCTTAAAGATTTAGTAACGGTAAAACATCACTTCTACCCAACTTTTGCCGTCCCATGTTTTTGTACTCTTAAAGATTTAGTAACGGTAAAACCTACGGCGGTGCAATCGGCACGTACGGGCGGTTTTTGTACTCTTAAAGATTTAGTAACGGTAAAACAAAATTATCTCAATTAAAAAATGTTTTGGCGTTTTTGTACTCTTAAAGATTTAGTAACGGTAAAACAACATGTTTATCGTTTATGATGACACCATTGTTTTTGTACTCTTAAAGATTTAGTAACGGTAAAACTAAAGTTGTTATCCTTCTGCTCTTCGCTACGTTTTTGTACTCTTAAAGATTTAGTAACGGTAAAACGTTTTTTAAGACAATCCTATCCAGAGCTGTGTTTTTGTACTCTTAAAGATTTAGTAACGGTAAAACAAAATTATCTCAATTAAAAAATGTTTTGGCGTTTTTGTACTCTTAAAGATTTAGTAACGGTAAAACAGTGAAGCTGATACTTGTTTTCGTTCATCAGTTTTTGTACTCTTAAAGATTTAGTAACGGTAAAACATCTCAACGAGGAACGTATTGGGCTGTTCGGTTTTTGTACTCTTAAAGATTTAGTAACGGTAAAACATTCCGATTGAAATTGTTGACGGAATTACAGTTTTTGTACTCTTAAAGATTTAGTAACGGTAAAACCAGAAGGTGAGCGTGTTCTTTTCATCACTGGTTTTTGTACTCTTAAAGATTTAGTAACGGTAAAACCAATACCTTTTATTCCGCTTGTAAATCCATGTTTTTGTACTCTTAAAGATTTAGTAACGGTAAAACTAAAATTTTTTCTTTGATTAAGACTTTTTCGTTTTTGTACTCTTAAAGATTTAGTAACGGTAAAACTTGGTTTTTTTGACAAACGTCACATCGTCTGTTTTTGTACTCTTAAAGATTTAGTAACGGTAAAACTTCTACACTTTTAAAAAAAGAGCAAACATGGTTTTTGTACTCTTAAAGATTTAGTAACGGTAAAACTTTTCTTTTGGCTCTGGAATAAGGAGTTTGGTTTTTGTACTCTTAAAGATTTAGTAACGGTAAAACTTCTACACTTTTAAAAAAAGAGCAAACATGGTTTTTGTACTCTTAAAGATTTAGTAACGGTAAAACTATGCCTCCTGTTTTTTAGAAATTCGGTAAGTTTTTGTACTCTTAAAGATTTAGTAACGGTAAAACAAACGTCAAAGCGCGGGTAATAAATTAGGTACAGGTTTTTGTACTCTTAAAGATTTAGTAACGGTAAAACTAAAAGTATTGAAACCATTTATTGATAAAGGTTTTTGTACTCTTAAAGATTTAGTAACGGTAAAACTGATTAATTTTTCTCAAAATGACAATAGCAGTTTTTGTACTCTTAAAGATTTAGTAACGGTAAAACCAACTCATTTACTGCCCAGCCACGTCCACGGTTTTTGTACTCTTAAAGATTTAGTAACGGTAAAACATTAAAGAATTGTTAGTTGTGCAACTTAACATTAACGCATTTTTGCATTGAAATCACACTTAAAAAGCTCTAGTCACTACCAAATACAACATAAGGTAGTAGCTAGAGCTTTTTTATAGAGTCATTAAATCTAAACCAGTTTAATCATCTAAACCAATCAAGTAATCATCGTTTTTCATGGCTTCAACTGTACCAAGTAGGTAGCCGTTACCAACTTGCGAGAAGAAGTCATGGTTACTTGTACCTGTCGATAAACCGTTCATAACAATCGGATTAACATCCTCGGATGTATCTGGGAATAATGGATCCATACCTAAATTCATTAGGGCTTTATTGGCATTATAACGTAAGAAGGTTTTTACTTCTTCAGTCCAACCTAATTTATCATAAAGTAATTCAGTATATAATTCTTCATTTTCATAGAGTTGGAAAAGTAAGTCATACATCCAATCTTTTAATTCTTGTTGCTCATTTTCAGGTAATTCATTAAAGCCTAATTGAAATTTATAGCCAATATACGTTCCGTGAACGGATTCGTCACGAATGATTAGTTTAATAATTTCAGCAACGTTAGCTAATTTATTATTTCCTAAATAATATAGAGGTGCAAAGAAACCAGAATAGAACAAGAAGGTTTCAGAATACACGTTAGCCACTTTACGTTGTAAAGGTGTACCTGTTTTATAAATCTCATTAATAATTTTAGCTTTTTTTTGTAAATGTGGATTAGTATTGGTCCACTCAAAAATTTCATCGATTTCCGATTTAGTATGCAAGGTACTAAAGATAGAAGAGTAGCTTTTCGCATGGACTGATTCCATAAATTGAATATTATTCAAGACGGCTTCTTCATGTTGTGTCCGCACGTCACTTCGTAAAGCTTCAATTGCACTTTCTGACTGAATCGTATCAAGTAAGGTTAGTCCACCAAAGACTAAACCAATATTTTCTTTTTGGTCCGCTGATAGTGTCCGCCAGTCGTCTAAGTCATTCGACAAGGGGATACGTGTATCCAACCAAAATTGTTCTGTTAATTTTTCCCACGTTGATTTATCAATAATATCTTCAACTGCATTCCAGTTGATAGCTTCATAATAGCGATTTGTCACAGTTTATTCCTCCTTAAATAACACAGCTTTCACATTGGTTACTGCCAATTTCACCAGAATCGTCGGTAAATGTCCGAATGTAGTAAATTGACTTGATTCCTTTATGGAAAGCATAGTGACGCAAGATGTTTAGGTCACGTGTTGTTTGTTTGGTTGTATCAGTTTTCCATTCGTACAAGCCTTCAGGAATATCTGAGCGCATAAAGAGTGTTAAACTCATGCCTTGGTCAACGTGTTTTTGTGCCGTAGCATAGACATCGATGACTTTACGCATATCCATATCATAAGCAGACGTGTAGTAAGGCATACTCTCATTTGATAAGTGTGCCGCAGGGTAGTAAATTTTCCCGATTTTCTTTTCTTGACGTTCTTCAATCAAGCGAGTAATTGGGTGGATACTTGCGCTTGTATCATTAATATAAGAAATCGAGCCATTAGGTGCCACAGCTAAACGGTTTTGATGGTAAAGGCCATATTCTTGGATAGACTCTTTAAGAGCTTTCCAGTCGTCTGCGGTTGGAATCTCAATACCTTTAAATAAGTCAGCTACTTTATCAAATGTCGGTGCAATAGGTTCGTTAATATAGCTGTCAAAGTAAGAGCCATTTGCATAATCTGATTTATCAAAGTTATGGAAGGTCACACCACGTTCTTTGGCGATTTGATTACTTTCAAATAATGTCCAATAGTTTAGCAGCATAAAGTAGACATTCGTAAAATCAAGTGATTCTTCTGAACCATAAGCCATTTGATTTTTCGCAAAATAAGTATGTAAGCCCATTGCGCCTAATCCAATGGTATGACCCAGTTGGTTGCCGTTTTTAATCGATGGTACCACATCAATGCTTGACGCATCAGTGACAGAAGTTAAAGCACGAGTCATCACGCGGACAGATTGACCAAAATGCGGGCTGTCCATTAAATTAACAATATTTGTTGACCCTAGGTTACACGAAATATCTGTTCCTAATTCTTCGTATTCTTGACGGTCATTGATTGCAGATGGTTGTTGGACTTGTAAAATTTCTGAACACAGGTTACTCATGATAATTTTACCGTAAACAGGGTTGGCACGGTTTGCTGTATCAATGTTGATGATATATGGGTAGCCAGACTCTTGTTGAAGTTTACTGATTTCATTTTCTAAGTAACGCGCACTAATTTTTTGTTTACGAATATTTGGATTAGCCACTAATTCATCGTATTTTTCTGTGATATCCAAATAAGAGAAAGGCACACCGTATTCACGTTCTACACTGTAAGGACTGAATAAATACATGTCTTCATTTTTACGTGCTAATTCGTAAAATTTATCTGGTACGACTAGACCAAGCGACAATGTTTTGACGCGGACTTTTTCGTCGGCATTTTCTTTTTTTGTTGATAAGAAGTGTTCAATATCAGGATGGAAGACATTTAAGTAAACGACACCCGCACCTTGACGTTGGCCTAATTGATTACTGTAACTAAAGCTATCTTCAAATAATTTCATGACAGGGACAACGCCACTTGCAGCTCCTTCAAAACCTTTAATTGGTGCACCAGCTTCACGCAGATTTGATAGGGTAATCCCCACACCACCACCTATACGTGATAATTGCAAGGCACTATTAATTGAGCGACCGATACTATTCATGTCATCAGTGACTTGGACTAAGAAACAGGATACTAGTTCTCCACGACGTTTACGTCCAGCGTTTAAGAATGATGGTGTCGCCGGTTGATAACGTTGGTAAATCATTTCTTCAGCTAATTGGCGAGCTAATGTTTCATCGCCATTGGCAAAGTATAGAGCATTAAATGCTACACGGTCTTCATAACGTTCAAGATATTCTGTTCCATCATTACTTTTTAGAGCATATTGTGAATAAAATTTGTATGCTGCCATAAATGATTTGAAAGTAAAATTTTGGGCATCTAGGTACTCATAAAGAGACGTAATAAATTCTATTGAATAGCGTTTGATAAATTCTTCTTCAATATAATCTTGTTCAATCAAATAATTGATTTTGTCTTCAATCGACGCAAACTGGCGTGTATTTGGCTCCACATTTTCCTTAAAAAAGGCCGCTAATGCTTCTTTATCCTTGTACAAAGGAATTTGATCATTAATTGGCCGATTAATCTCATTATTCAATTCAAAATAAGTTACATCTGTCAGTTTTTTAAGACTCAAGGTCACTCACTACTTTCTTAAATTTATTTACGTCTTGCTCGGTTCCGCTAAATTCAAACTCAAAGAGTAATGGAATGTGATAATCGCGAGCGATATCTTTCGCGGTAAAAATAAAAAGCTCCGCAAAGTTTCGGTTGCCTCCACCAGCAACACCTTTTAGGTAGCTTTGATTGTTTTTAAACTCAATAAAATCGTTCACTACTTCAGTGACTTCAGCATCATAAGTAGGAACGACTAAAATAAAAGGTTCATTGATTTGATGAAAAGGATTCGTCGTATCAATTTCGTAGGCCGGTAAGTCTAGTTTCTGAATAAAGCGTCTCGTTTGTCCAGTTAAAGAAAAAAAGACTAGTTTCATGATTAGACCGCCAACGTTCTTAATTGGTCAGGACGGAAACCTACGATAGTTACACGTGCATCTTCTGTTGTGATAACAGGTACGCTACGGAAACCTTTTGCTTTCAAATCATCGATATATTCTGGTTTGCTATCGATATTAATTTCATTAAATGCAACCTCTTTATCGGCTAAGAATTTTTTTGTCATGGTACATTGTGGGCAATTGTTTTTTGTATATAAAGTAATTGTTGACATGTTAATCACTCCTAAATTTCTTTTTTCATGTAGGTTATCTATAAATAATAGTATAACTTGAATATAAAAAAAGTCAATGCCTAAACACTATATATAGTGTTTTTAAGTTATCCACATACAATAGTTAGTATGAAAAAGCGCTTTAGGCTTGATATATCAATCGTTCTAAAAAGTTATCCCAAGAGTTACACACAGTATCTTAAAACTTAACGTGCTGAAATTCACAATTAATGATTGACGAGTAAACTTTGACGTCGTACAATTAACTTAATAATTGAGAATGATTATCATTTCAATACGCTAGTTATGTGAATTAGATAATTTTGATAGGGGTAAGCAGATGGAAAAATTAAGTGATGGGGTTGCTAGAAAAACCTATGAGTTTCTTGGTTACCAAGGAAATACACGCTATGACACGCATTTAAAAAATTTGGGTCTGGTTAAAGGCACAACACTATATATAGTAACAAAAGAAAAAAATCAACCACTAATCATTATGTTTAAGGGAGTACGGCTTGGTTTAGATGTCGATGTAGCACGAGATATGGTTGTTCGCGAGAAAGAGCTCGATAATCAAGTCTCAATGGTATCGCTTAGTCAGTTAGCGGTTGGACAAGTCTCACGTGTGGTTAAGCTACTAGGGACTAGAGAAGTGAAACGTCGCTTATTAGACATGGGATTGACAAAGGGAACTCCGATTGTGATTAAACAAGTTGCACCACTGGGAGACCCAATTGAAATTCGGGTACGTAATTATGATTTAACACTGCGGAAACAGGAAGCGGAGCATATTATGGTTGAAGGAGTCGACTAGCAATGACGCACGAGGTATCGCTAGCTTTAGTTGGTAATCCCAATTGTGGCAAGACCAGTTTATTCAATGAATTGACTGGCTCAAATCACTCTGTTGGTAACTGGCCAGGTGTGACAGTTGAACGTAAAACGGGAATAATTAAGGGGACGGATAATATTGTCTTACAAGATTTACCAGGTATCTATTCAATGTCACCATATTCACCAGAGGAAGTCGTGGCTAGGGATTATCTCATCCAGGATATACCTGATGCTGTTTTAAATATTGTTGACGCGAGCAATTTAGAGCGTAACTTGTATTTAACGTTACAGTTACTTGAAACGGGGCATCCTGTTATTGTTGTCTTAAATATGATGGATGTTGTGAAAAAACAAGGGACTCTACTAAATGACAATCAACTAGGCTATTTATTGGGCGTCCAAACAATTCCAATTAGTGTCACGAAAAATCAAGGATTACAGGAATTGACGCATATAATTAGTAAACGTCGTAGTGGATTTAGTCCCATCGTTAATTATCCGACTTATGACGACCGTCTGGAAGTCGCTTTAGATGAGATTAGTCAGTTAATCGAACCTTATGTGTCAGCTTATCAACTACGTTGGTACAGTATTAAATTATTTGAAAAAGACACACAAGTGATGGAGGTGCTTGAATTACCCCCAGACATTCAGCAAGAAATTGCAGAAATTATTACAATTTCAGAAAAGGTATTTGATGATGATAGTGAGAGTATTATTGTCAATGCACGTTACGAATTCATTGATGATGTGACAGCAATGTGTTTACAACATTCGCCAACTGCGACACAGACGATGAGCGATAAGATTGATCGCGTGGTAACCAATAAATGGCTAGCATTACCCATTTTTGCTATCGTTATGTGGTTTGTCTATTATCTTGCAATTCAGACAGTAGGAGCTTTGGGGACTGATTGGGTTAATGAACGACTATTCGGAGAATATATACCTCACATAACCAGTTATTGGTTAGCCACATGGCAAGTAGCCCCATGGTTACAATCCTTGATTTTAGATGGTATTTTGGCTGGTGTCGGTGCTGTGTTAGGTTTTGTCCCACAGTTAATGGTATTGTTTTTATGTTTATCTTTTTTAGAAGACTGTGGTTACATGAGTCGTATCGCATTTGTGATGGACCGTTTGTTTCGCCGATTTGGTTTATCGGGTAAATCATTTATTCCAATGCTTGTAGCAACTGGATGTGGGGTACCAGGTATTATGGCTAGTCGAACGATTGAAAATGAAAAAGACCGGCGAATGACGATTATGACAACGACATTCATGCCATGCTCTGCTAAGTTACCGATTATTGGTTTGATTTCAGGGGCTTTTTTCCACGCAGCTCGTGGGTTGCTCCGTCTGCCTATTTTTTTGGTATTGGTGCAATTGTATTATCAGGAATTCTTTTGAAAAAAACGGCTTTATTTAGTGGTGAACCAGCGCCATTTATTATGGAGCTTCCAAATTACCATTGGCCGAGATTAAAAAATAGTTTTCGTCAAACTATCGAACGTTCAAAATCATTTGTCAAAAAGGCTGGTACGATTATTTTTGCCTGTTCAGTTTTTATTTGGTTCTTATCATCATTTAATTGGCAATTTAAAATGGTAACAACAGATCAAAGTTTACTGGCCCTTTTAGGGAAAGGATTAGCACCATTATTTGTTCCACTGGGTTGGGGAAATTGGCAAGCGACAGTAGCAACATTAACTGGATTGATTGCTAAAGAAAATGTTGTGGGTACGTTTGGTATTTTGTATGCACATTTACCTGAAATATCTGAGACAGGTAAAGAGTTCTGGCCACTATTTAGCACCAGTTTAACACCAGTCGCTGGCTACTCATTTTTACTGTTTAATTTACTCTGTGCACCGTGTTTTGCTGCTGTTGGTGCGATTAGACGTGAGATGTCAGATTGGCGTTGGACAACTTTGGCGATTAGTTATCAATGTGGATTAGCTTATTTAGTTAGTTTTTTAGTGTATCAATTAGCGAGTGTTTTACTGGGCTATCATAGTTTTAGTTTAGGGACTGGTATCGCTATAACTTTATTAATTGGATTGATAGGCTGGTTAATTTTGCCACAAAAAAAGCCATCAAAGATTTACCAGGGATTAAACTTTACTAGAAAAGAGGAAGAAAGTATGAGTACTATTATTATATCGGTTGTTATTTTTTCGTTAGTAATTTTAGTTGTTTATCGATACGGTATTAAAAAGAAATCAAGT containing:
- the cas2 gene encoding CRISPR-associated endonuclease Cas2 is translated as MRYQQMRILCMFDLPSDTKVDQRNYRLFRKELLANGFIMLQYSIYYRIVPNRSAGKKYESILKRMVPPAGEVRLLYVSEKQFNDMLFLVGQKSHQEEIIGAQKLVII
- the csn2-St gene encoding CRISPR-associated protein Csn2-St, yielding MTITFEYENSHYLELTEHPINYLYGSNHDVKWKLYRGLKRFYQGKNLSLLEETVYGDDGIDIRLDGQTLKSKDILFHFLDCRESFITEFKLLKTSLIYNYLQNCALDFDVTRLLDQVNNQLLALEIKLQRLTRDILTNVSPTIKPLTYPELMKSYMGLETMEDGVNYPVEMIDLSALIDDYCHLLEQNIERTTKQTWLFISQPTAFLRQDLLAKLLLNLTKVNQKTELLTVFILSDSYCPLNYRRNDIEATTLIYKEYQQLPDFTTLRASIERHYPDTLTLTDDELITSLYRLMPYIGVMNSEQVYLKDQELLLLNVLHKLLGIDIIVKSPKKVLTKLEEAYLM
- the nrdF gene encoding class 1b ribonucleoside-diphosphate reductase subunit beta, coding for MTNRYYEAINWNAVEDIIDKSTWEKLTEQFWLDTRIPLSNDLDDWRTLSADQKENIGLVFGGLTLLDTIQSESAIEALRSDVRTQHEEAVLNNIQFMESVHAKSYSSIFSTLHTKSEIDEIFEWTNTNPHLQKKAKIINEIYKTGTPLQRKVANVYSETFLFYSGFFAPLYYLGNNKLANVAEIIKLIIRDESVHGTYIGYKFQLGFNELPENEQQELKDWMYDLLFQLYENEELYTELLYDKLGWTEEVKTFLRYNANKALMNLGMDPLFPDTSEDVNPIVMNGLSTGTSNHDFFSQVGNGYLLGTVEAMKNDDYLIGLDD
- the nrdE gene encoding class 1b ribonucleoside-diphosphate reductase subunit alpha encodes the protein MSLKKLTDVTYFELNNEINRPINDQIPLYKDKEALAAFFKENVEPNTRQFASIEDKINYLIEQDYIEEEFIKRYSIEFITSLYEYLDAQNFTFKSFMAAYKFYSQYALKSNDGTEYLERYEDRVAFNALYFANGDETLARQLAEEMIYQRYQPATPSFLNAGRKRRGELVSCFLVQVTDDMNSIGRSINSALQLSRIGGGVGITLSNLREAGAPIKGFEGAASGVVPVMKLFEDSFSYSNQLGQRQGAGVVYLNVFHPDIEHFLSTKKENADEKVRVKTLSLGLVVPDKFYELARKNEDMYLFSPYSVEREYGVPFSYLDITEKYDELVANPNIRKQKISARYLENEISKLQQESGYPYIINIDTANRANPVYGKIIMSNLCSEILQVQQPSAINDRQEYEELGTDISCNLGSTNIVNLMDSPHFGQSVRVMTRALTSVTDASSIDVVPSIKNGNQLGHTIGLGAMGLHTYFAKNQMAYGSEESLDFTNVYFMLLNYWTLFESNQIAKERGVTFHNFDKSDYANGSYFDSYINEPIAPTFDKVADLFKGIEIPTADDWKALKESIQEYGLYHQNRLAVAPNGSISYINDTSASIHPITRLIEERQEKKIGKIYYPAAHLSNESMPYYTSAYDMDMRKVIDVYATAQKHVDQGMSLTLFMRSDIPEGLYEWKTDTTKQTTRDLNILRHYAFHKGIKSIYYIRTFTDDSGEIGSNQCESCVI
- the nrdI gene encoding class Ib ribonucleoside-diphosphate reductase assembly flavoprotein NrdI, with the protein product MKLVFFSLTGQTRRFIQKLDLPAYEIDTTNPFHQINEPFILVVPTYDAEVTEVVNDFIEFKNNQSYLKGVAGGGNRNFAELFIFTAKDIARDYHIPLLFEFEFSGTEQDVNKFKKVVSDLES
- the nrdH gene encoding glutaredoxin-like protein NrdH is translated as MSTITLYTKNNCPQCTMTKKFLADKEVAFNEINIDSKPEYIDDLKAKGFRSVPVITTEDARVTIVGFRPDQLRTLAV
- a CDS encoding FeoA family protein, which codes for MEKLSDGVARKTYEFLGYQGNTRYDTHLKNLGLVKGTTLYIVTKEKNQPLIIMFKGVRLGLDVDVARDMVVREKELDNQVSMVSLSQLAVGQVSRVVKLLGTREVKRRLLDMGLTKGTPIVIKQVAPLGDPIEIRVRNYDLTLRKQEAEHIMVEGVD